Proteins encoded by one window of Monoglobus pectinilyticus:
- the purD gene encoding phosphoribosylamine--glycine ligase gives MKVLVIGGGGREHAIIWKLAQSKNVSKIYCAPGNGGIADLAECVPIDVMDFEKLTKFAKENNIDLTVVAPDDPLAAGAVDAFEANGLRAFGPNKAAAIIEGSKSFSKDLMKKYNIPTADYEVFENSTDAINYIKANNKFPVVVKADGLALGKGVIIAKTFEEAENAVHDILDDKIFGSAGAKVVVEDFLTGPEISVLAFTDGKTMKPMVSAQDHKRAFDNDEGPNTGGMGTFSPSRVYTDEVAEECMEKIFIPTMNAMNAENRTFKGVLYFGLMKTVDGVKVIEYNCRFGDPETQVVLPRLKSDLCEIFNAVIDQRLDEIDIEWNDDACVCVVMASGGYPKNYEKGYKIDGIKQAESLGALVFHAGTKRSDNDILTNGGRVLGVTALGDNLEDAIQKAYKYVDLVNFENAHFRKDIGIKKEI, from the coding sequence ATGAAAGTACTTGTAATTGGAGGCGGAGGCAGAGAACATGCGATTATTTGGAAACTTGCCCAAAGCAAAAATGTATCAAAAATATACTGCGCTCCTGGAAATGGCGGAATTGCGGATTTAGCGGAGTGTGTTCCTATAGATGTCATGGATTTTGAGAAATTAACTAAATTTGCTAAAGAAAATAATATTGATTTAACTGTCGTGGCTCCTGACGATCCTCTTGCAGCAGGTGCAGTTGACGCTTTTGAAGCAAATGGTTTAAGAGCTTTTGGGCCTAATAAAGCTGCTGCAATCATTGAGGGAAGCAAATCATTTTCTAAAGATTTAATGAAAAAATATAATATTCCCACTGCAGATTATGAAGTGTTTGAAAACAGTACAGACGCAATAAATTATATTAAAGCAAATAACAAATTCCCGGTCGTAGTAAAAGCTGACGGACTCGCTTTGGGAAAAGGAGTTATAATAGCTAAAACATTTGAGGAAGCCGAAAATGCAGTTCATGACATACTAGATGATAAAATTTTTGGTTCTGCAGGTGCTAAAGTGGTAGTAGAAGACTTTTTAACCGGACCTGAAATTTCTGTTTTAGCATTTACCGATGGTAAAACTATGAAGCCAATGGTTTCTGCTCAAGATCATAAACGTGCTTTTGACAATGATGAGGGACCTAATACCGGCGGTATGGGTACGTTTTCTCCAAGCCGAGTTTATACCGATGAAGTTGCAGAAGAATGTATGGAAAAAATATTCATTCCAACCATGAATGCAATGAATGCAGAAAATAGAACTTTTAAAGGAGTTTTATATTTTGGGCTCATGAAAACTGTAGATGGCGTTAAAGTAATAGAATATAACTGTCGTTTCGGTGACCCTGAAACACAAGTAGTTCTACCACGGTTAAAATCAGACCTATGCGAAATATTTAACGCTGTAATAGACCAGAGGCTTGATGAAATAGATATTGAATGGAACGATGATGCCTGTGTATGTGTTGTTATGGCTTCAGGCGGCTATCCTAAAAACTATGAAAAGGGATATAAAATCGATGGTATAAAACAAGCGGAGAGTTTGGGAGCACTTGTATTCCACGCCGGGACAAAACGCTCCGATAATGATATTTTAACAAATGGGGGCCGAGTTTTAGGAGTTACAGCTCTAGGAGATAATCTTGAAGACGCAATTCAAAAAGCTTACAAATATGTTGATTTAGTAAACTTTGAGAA
- the rpsR gene encoding 30S ribosomal protein S18 encodes MAEERRNDRPRGRRPKRKVCSFCVDKVDYIDYKDVAKLRRYVTERAKILPRRISGCCAKHQRQLTVAIKRARQIALMPYTSD; translated from the coding sequence ATGGCTGAAGAAAGAAGAAACGACAGACCCCGCGGCAGACGTCCTAAGAGAAAAGTTTGCTCATTCTGCGTTGATAAAGTTGATTACATCGACTATAAAGATGTTGCAAAGCTCAGAAGATATGTAACAGAACGTGCCAAGATACTTCCAAGAAGAATCAGCGGCTGCTGTGCAAAACATCAAAGACAGCTGACAGTTGCTATTAAAAGAGCAAGACAGATTGCCTTGATGCCTTATACATCTGACTAA
- the ssb gene encoding single-stranded DNA-binding protein encodes MINKVILMGRLTRDPEVRHTSTGKAVCSFSIAIDNGYGENRQTDFINCVAWQNQAEFLGRYFTKGMMVIVAGRISTRTWEGQDGKKNYVTEVIANEVNFGESKKSREENNGYSGGYNNAPQQQAYSSYGAEQQSNNYTAPAQQMPGGLEEDEFTPLSEIDDDLPF; translated from the coding sequence ATGATTAATAAAGTAATCTTAATGGGAAGACTCACTCGTGATCCCGAAGTTAGACACACCAGTACGGGAAAAGCTGTTTGTAGTTTTTCTATAGCTATTGATAATGGATATGGTGAAAACAGACAGACAGATTTCATCAACTGCGTTGCGTGGCAAAATCAAGCTGAGTTTCTCGGCAGATATTTCACAAAAGGTATGATGGTGATTGTTGCGGGCCGAATTTCGACTCGTACTTGGGAAGGTCAAGACGGAAAAAAGAATTATGTTACTGAAGTTATAGCAAATGAAGTGAACTTTGGTGAATCTAAAAAGTCCAGAGAAGAAAACAACGGTTATTCAGGAGGATATAATAATGCTCCGCAGCAGCAAGCATATTCTTCTTATGGTGCAGAGCAGCAGTCAAATAATTATACTGCTCCAGCTCAACAAATGCCCGGCGGACTTGAAGAAGATGAATTTACTCCGTTATCTGAAATTGATGACGACCTTCCGTTCTAA
- the rpsF gene encoding 30S ribosomal protein S6: MNKYETIMVLDSSKTEEEISALLEKFKSLIEKHGEIESVDEWGKRKLAYPINFMNEGYYVLVNFKSNPDFPKELERVYGITDGVLRNIVVRREED, translated from the coding sequence ATCAACAAGTATGAGACTATTATGGTTTTAGACTCTTCTAAAACAGAAGAAGAAATCTCTGCATTGCTTGAAAAGTTCAAGTCATTGATTGAAAAACACGGCGAAATCGAAAGTGTCGATGAGTGGGGAAAGCGTAAGCTTGCTTATCCAATCAATTTCATGAATGAAGGTTATTATGTATTGGTTAACTTTAAATCAAACCCTGATTTCCCGAAAGAACTTGAACGTGTTTATGGTATCACAGACGGCGTTTTAAGAAACATCGTTGTTAGACGTGAGGAGGACTAA
- a CDS encoding cytidylate kinase-like family protein, translated as MGNDMNKVEAGKNYVITVGRQFGSGGRKVAKKVADMLGIEFYDKGLIAIAAKESGLSENLFEGIDEKPTNSLLYSLVMGLQSDRNSFYRYGDVLNSDAIFRIQSQVIQDLVKDNSCVIVGRCSDYVLRNQDNVVNIFIHANEEFKLERVMRIYKQKEKEALETMKKTDKKRSNYYNFYTNQEWGNVTNYHISVDSSALGIDDTAKIICDFVKLRFGIK; from the coding sequence ATGGGAAATGATATGAATAAAGTAGAAGCAGGTAAAAATTATGTTATTACAGTAGGCCGGCAATTTGGTTCAGGCGGCAGAAAAGTTGCTAAAAAAGTAGCAGATATGCTTGGAATAGAATTTTATGATAAGGGTCTTATTGCTATTGCAGCAAAAGAAAGCGGGCTTTCAGAAAATCTTTTTGAAGGTATAGATGAAAAGCCAACTAATAGTTTATTATATTCTTTAGTTATGGGTCTTCAATCCGATAGAAATTCATTTTATAGATATGGCGACGTTTTGAATTCTGACGCTATTTTTAGAATTCAGTCTCAGGTTATTCAGGATTTGGTTAAGGATAATTCCTGCGTTATAGTAGGAAGATGTTCAGACTATGTTTTGAGAAATCAAGATAATGTTGTAAACATTTTTATTCATGCTAATGAAGAGTTTAAATTAGAACGCGTTATGCGTATCTATAAACAAAAAGAAAAAGAAGCTCTTGAAACAATGAAAAAGACTGATAAAAAGAGAAGTAATTATTATAATTTTTATACAAATCAAGAATGGGGAAATGTTACAAATTACCACATATCGGTTGACAGTTCCGCTCTTGGTATTGATGATACTGCAAAGATAATTTGTGATTTTGTAAAACTAAGATTTGGTATAAAATAA
- a CDS encoding SGNH/GDSL hydrolase family protein — translation MLKKRWLSFVIMITFVFTVFAGVTVLAEQTENSNVFVINEAYFNDAGKLYISYTSNGELSNAVLFVVTYEDSSEKIITDCAKFDIGTVGEEVLDYYKPESGKTKLFIWDGTNNIIPLSNIKTVDSSEPVSEVTIDFTKLSEVPVYNKDNGQGFVDKSHTIMPESYMRQVGATDNIKISSDNGATVTETTGSYLHYGGDKDYNYGGLIYRIDTGKPGAYHIEVEVTGTSADTWVAPTGMQASRLTSTSNWDNCGQVPRTVSAQWNGNTWSYDFGTGENFIEIDVEPSKLPSESSPKTVGIKKIKVTPLENNATGDKPTIHILGDSTQKAYSFNETISSWGQTLKNYFDLNKVNVVNYSMGGRAMKSNYDEGRFDEILIRGKVGDFVFIHSAHNDETVSTDRYERGSSVKEGDLAANNANYNKWLDMYMTAIKERGMTPVLVTAMPRTGSGRYSESSKKPNGFDPDSPGNMREKAASDSEIGLVELYSGAKAYIDSLDSNEIFYIYNTYEAGETPAINAANGTRGDGTHYREAIAKQWCRIMLQSIYDQANSADDIYKDKEIMQKLVSYMPENVQEAAKSGNWSAVFPEMASDVSTVGIIPGAVKQSKNNYYYRPNIEKALEVGLLHKDSNNNFKPTQTITVGEFARGAEKAFGLEENSLTNYNKTYAELQTKNAEVSTTAVSVSSDNSTELAEGEVTINVTQPAAGGTVTVYNESEFHTATTDITSKVTANSVLGDNEYYTFKAPSEIVKKVDNGGVFALNKNITTSAIEIRNNGTKQPEYVAKEDGVLTLYLMFVDHKIITCENKTDGTTSTKYINNTTIAGTTKDNKYNAVTFDVKAGKTYQVYTNGGTGRLFGIQYESNDYPHSTTSLVAKANDKIKVVALPNEYYINKSILVDGEVIGTSKEATFTATKDSNVTAEFTAEPPLVEDTIVASDAALTREVMGAILYDAYQKADKSIIDMYIAQNGSVPSPDDPNYDPNIKYEGTPYIPLTGWGVLDDKAAINTDLYQKLKKAYNLGLIRTESGIARGSVSNGKIIEPKVEVTRAKAAKSLVFCFMLTQPMGNESQLLPNGNQAALTQEIQTVNTNAPTVPIK, via the coding sequence ATGTTAAAAAAGAGATGGCTGAGTTTTGTCATAATGATTACTTTTGTTTTTACAGTTTTTGCAGGCGTAACAGTATTAGCAGAACAAACTGAAAACTCAAATGTTTTTGTTATTAATGAGGCTTATTTCAATGATGCCGGTAAACTATATATTAGTTATACTTCAAATGGTGAATTAAGCAATGCAGTATTGTTCGTTGTAACTTATGAGGATAGCAGTGAAAAAATTATAACTGATTGTGCAAAATTTGATATAGGAACCGTAGGAGAAGAAGTATTGGATTACTATAAACCTGAAAGCGGGAAAACTAAATTATTTATTTGGGATGGAACTAACAATATTATACCACTCAGCAATATAAAAACAGTGGATAGTTCTGAACCTGTTAGTGAAGTAACAATAGATTTCACAAAATTAAGTGAAGTCCCGGTGTATAATAAAGATAATGGTCAGGGGTTTGTTGATAAATCACATACCATAATGCCGGAATCTTATATGAGACAGGTTGGAGCGACAGATAATATTAAGATTTCATCAGATAATGGAGCTACAGTTACAGAAACAACAGGCTCATATTTGCATTATGGCGGTGATAAAGATTATAATTACGGCGGTCTTATTTACAGAATTGACACCGGGAAGCCGGGTGCATATCATATAGAAGTTGAGGTAACAGGCACATCAGCGGATACTTGGGTTGCTCCTACAGGTATGCAGGCCTCACGCCTGACAAGTACAAGTAATTGGGATAACTGCGGTCAGGTTCCGAGAACAGTAAGTGCTCAATGGAATGGAAACACATGGTCTTATGATTTTGGTACAGGGGAAAATTTTATTGAAATCGATGTAGAACCTTCCAAACTGCCATCAGAATCATCTCCGAAGACTGTTGGTATTAAAAAAATTAAAGTGACGCCGCTTGAAAATAATGCGACAGGTGATAAGCCGACAATTCATATCTTAGGTGACTCTACTCAAAAGGCTTACAGTTTCAACGAAACTATAAGTTCGTGGGGACAAACACTTAAAAATTATTTTGATTTAAACAAGGTTAATGTTGTTAATTACTCAATGGGCGGCCGTGCTATGAAGAGTAACTATGATGAAGGCAGATTTGACGAAATTCTTATCAGAGGTAAAGTCGGCGATTTTGTATTTATACATTCAGCACACAATGACGAGACTGTAAGCACAGATAGATACGAACGTGGTTCTTCTGTAAAAGAAGGCGATCTTGCAGCCAATAATGCAAACTATAATAAGTGGCTGGATATGTATATGACAGCTATAAAAGAACGCGGTATGACGCCTGTACTTGTTACAGCAATGCCGAGAACCGGCAGCGGAAGATATTCGGAAAGCTCTAAAAAACCTAATGGATTTGATCCTGATTCTCCCGGAAATATGCGTGAAAAGGCCGCTTCGGATTCAGAAATCGGTTTGGTTGAGCTTTACAGTGGTGCAAAAGCGTATATTGATAGTTTAGATTCAAATGAGATATTCTATATCTATAACACATATGAGGCAGGCGAAACTCCTGCAATCAATGCAGCTAATGGAACAAGAGGAGACGGTACACATTATCGTGAAGCTATAGCAAAGCAGTGGTGCAGAATTATGCTCCAAAGCATATATGACCAGGCTAATTCAGCTGATGACATTTATAAAGACAAAGAGATAATGCAAAAATTGGTAAGTTACATGCCTGAAAATGTCCAGGAAGCAGCAAAATCAGGCAATTGGTCTGCTGTATTTCCCGAAATGGCGTCAGATGTGAGTACAGTTGGCATAATTCCCGGTGCGGTTAAACAGAGCAAAAACAATTATTATTATAGGCCAAATATTGAAAAAGCTCTTGAAGTTGGTTTGCTCCATAAGGACAGCAATAACAATTTTAAACCAACTCAAACGATTACAGTTGGCGAATTTGCAAGGGGAGCCGAAAAAGCATTTGGTCTAGAAGAAAATTCACTTACTAATTACAACAAAACATATGCTGAACTGCAAACAAAGAACGCAGAAGTGTCAACAACGGCAGTTTCGGTTTCATCAGATAATAGTACAGAACTTGCTGAAGGTGAGGTTACAATCAATGTAACACAACCGGCGGCGGGCGGTACTGTAACGGTCTATAATGAGAGTGAATTTCACACAGCAACTACTGATATTACAAGTAAGGTAACAGCAAACTCTGTACTGGGAGATAATGAATACTATACATTTAAGGCTCCGTCGGAGATAGTTAAGAAGGTAGATAATGGTGGTGTGTTTGCATTAAACAAAAATATTACAACATCGGCTATTGAAATTCGTAATAACGGAACAAAACAGCCTGAGTATGTGGCAAAGGAAGACGGTGTACTCACTCTTTATCTTATGTTTGTTGACCATAAAATAATTACATGTGAAAATAAAACAGACGGTACAACATCTACAAAGTATATAAATAATACTACTATTGCCGGCACAACAAAAGATAATAAATATAACGCTGTGACTTTTGATGTCAAAGCTGGAAAGACATATCAAGTTTATACAAATGGCGGCACAGGAAGATTGTTTGGTATTCAATATGAGTCAAATGACTATCCGCATAGCACAACTTCACTAGTTGCAAAGGCTAATGACAAAATCAAAGTTGTTGCGTTGCCAAACGAGTATTATATTAATAAATCAATCTTAGTAGATGGAGAGGTTATTGGAACTTCAAAAGAGGCCACCTTTACTGCAACCAAAGATTCAAATGTAACAGCTGAATTCACAGCGGAACCACCTCTGGTGGAAGACACTATAGTTGCTAGTGACGCAGCTCTTACACGCGAAGTGATGGGAGCAATTCTCTATGATGCATATCAAAAAGCGGACAAATCAATTATTGATATGTATATAGCGCAAAATGGCAGTGTTCCATCACCTGATGACCCCAATTATGATCCAAATATCAAGTATGAAGGTACTCCGTATATACCGCTTACCGGTTGGGGCGTACTAGATGATAAGGCAGCGATTAATACTGACCTTTATCAAAAACTCAAAAAGGCGTATAATCTAGGTCTTATCAGAACTGAGAGCGGAATTGCCAGAGGCTCTGTTTCTAATGGTAAAATTATTGAACCAAAGGTAGAGGTAACCCGAGCTAAAGCAGCTAAATCGCTGGTATTCTGCTTTATGCTTACTCAGCCAATGGGAAATGAAAGTCAGCTTCTGCCAAACGGCAACCAAGCTGCACTAACTCAAGAAATACAGACAGTAAACACAAATGCACCAACTGTGCCAATAAAATAA
- a CDS encoding GNAT family N-acetyltransferase: MENKYNIKLAQTDKEIEQIAKCAEITWHDAYDNLLPDGQVDYMIEKYQSFYVLKNDIKNNGYVYYIIQEDDEVIAFCGIRPENDKLFISKIYVDPKYQRKGLATKLFNKVLIEYRDDYKLFYLTVNKNNTKAISAYKSFGFTITDSTKTDIGNNYVMDDYIMTYNN; encoded by the coding sequence TTGGAGAATAAATATAATATAAAACTAGCTCAAACAGATAAAGAGATTGAACAAATTGCAAAGTGCGCAGAAATTACTTGGCATGACGCTTATGATAATTTGCTGCCTGACGGTCAAGTAGATTATATGATAGAGAAGTACCAAAGTTTTTATGTATTAAAAAATGATATCAAAAATAATGGTTATGTATATTATATTATTCAAGAAGATGATGAAGTAATTGCTTTTTGCGGAATAAGACCGGAAAATGATAAGTTGTTTATAAGCAAAATTTATGTTGATCCCAAATATCAGCGTAAGGGTCTTGCGACGAAACTGTTTAACAAAGTTTTAATAGAATATAGAGATGATTATAAACTATTTTATTTAACAGTAAATAAAAACAATACTAAAGCGATATCTGCATATAAAAGTTTCGGCTTTACTATAACTGACAGTACTAAAACTGATATTGGAAATAATTATGTAATGGACGATTATATTATGACTTATAATAATTAA
- the recR gene encoding recombination mediator RecR, with translation MEQYAAPLRELIEEFNKLPGIGNKTAQRLAFYVMNLPEEKSAKLANAIINAKKNIRYCSVCQNLSESEVCNICSNTARDHSIICVMESPRDIMQMERTNEYKGVYHVLHGAISPMDNITPDDIKIKELVARVAEGGIKEVIMATNPNLEGEATSMYISKLLKPFGVKVTKIAHGVPVGGELEFADEVTLGKALNWRVEI, from the coding sequence ATGGAACAATACGCAGCGCCACTAAGAGAATTAATAGAAGAATTTAATAAACTTCCGGGGATCGGAAATAAAACAGCTCAGCGTCTAGCTTTCTATGTTATGAACCTCCCTGAAGAAAAATCAGCTAAACTAGCTAACGCAATTATTAATGCCAAAAAGAATATTAGATACTGTTCAGTTTGTCAAAATCTATCTGAATCTGAGGTATGCAATATATGTTCAAATACTGCAAGGGACCACAGTATAATTTGTGTAATGGAAAGCCCCCGAGACATTATGCAAATGGAAAGAACAAATGAATATAAAGGCGTTTATCATGTTCTGCATGGCGCTATTTCACCCATGGATAATATAACGCCTGACGATATTAAAATAAAGGAACTTGTTGCAAGGGTTGCAGAGGGCGGTATTAAAGAAGTAATAATGGCAACCAATCCAAATTTGGAGGGTGAAGCTACTTCTATGTATATATCTAAACTATTAAAACCTTTTGGGGTTAAGGTGACAAAAATTGCTCATGGAGTTCCCGTAGGCGGAGAATTAGAATTTGCGGATGAAGTAACGCTTGGAAAAGCTTTAAACTGGCGTGTTGAAATATAG
- the recD2 gene encoding SF1B family DNA helicase RecD2, protein MIKIEGIIDTVIFYNSDNGYAVCDVSCVGELVTMTGTMPNITEGEKIIASGEWTTHVDYGDQFKVEYIERVMPSSENEIEKYLASGILPYVGKMTAKKIVEKFGTDALDVIENDHEKLLEIKGLTKSKIEDIYKAFVEQIGIRQIVMFFQKYNVSPSSAVKVFKIFGTGTIPLVQNNPYILADQIDGITFEKADEIAMSLGFETKSYVRIASGIKSIIKRISFLNGHTYLPRPTIIAQAVSMLEVEQGPVEDAISQLLLSGELISENQGDYDAIYLKLFYDAEREVAEKLIRMSGVTFDIDISQIDGLIDKVESEDRIELSENQREAVRRAFQTAALVITGGPGTGKTTIINTIINAMKIEHNKVMLAAPTGRAAKRMSEVCGFEAKTIHRLLEITPGVDEVGSCFARNSENPLDCDVLIIDEMSMVDIILMKHLTDALSSRTRLIMVGDSDQLPSVGAGNVLKDIIDSHSIECIKLTEIFRQAKESMIVVNAHRVNNGEEPLLNDNDNDFFFVHRDDPMQLPNTIADLCVRRLPQYYGLDGITQIQVLTPTRKSLIGVQNLNTILQSCLNPPSPDKREYITRRCIFRVGDKVMQIKNNYQLEWKRDTEKGLGVFNGDVGFIIDIDSRAQKMTVQFDDKIVVYDFLLLDEIELAYAITVHKSQGSEFDAVVMPMFETHRLLMTRNLFYTAITRAKSLVVLVGQEGVMAQYVNNDNVQRRFSGLKDKLKIF, encoded by the coding sequence ATGATAAAAATTGAAGGAATTATTGATACAGTGATTTTTTATAACTCTGATAATGGTTATGCAGTCTGTGATGTATCATGTGTTGGCGAGCTTGTCACAATGACTGGAACTATGCCAAATATAACTGAGGGTGAAAAAATAATTGCTTCAGGTGAATGGACAACTCACGTTGACTATGGCGATCAGTTCAAAGTTGAGTATATTGAACGTGTAATGCCATCTTCTGAAAATGAAATTGAAAAATATTTAGCTTCCGGAATCTTACCATATGTAGGAAAAATGACTGCCAAAAAAATTGTCGAGAAATTTGGCACAGACGCACTTGACGTTATAGAAAATGACCACGAAAAACTGCTTGAAATAAAAGGGCTGACAAAAAGCAAAATCGAAGATATTTATAAAGCATTTGTTGAGCAAATAGGTATCAGACAAATTGTTATGTTTTTTCAAAAATATAATGTTTCCCCCTCTTCTGCTGTTAAAGTTTTTAAAATTTTCGGCACCGGAACTATACCTTTGGTTCAAAATAATCCGTATATTTTAGCAGACCAAATTGATGGAATTACATTTGAAAAAGCCGATGAAATTGCTATGTCATTGGGGTTTGAAACGAAATCATATGTTAGAATAGCTTCCGGGATTAAGTCTATTATTAAACGTATTTCCTTTTTGAACGGTCATACATATCTTCCGCGGCCCACAATTATCGCCCAGGCTGTTTCTATGCTTGAAGTTGAACAGGGACCCGTTGAAGACGCTATATCTCAGCTATTACTCAGCGGCGAATTAATATCTGAAAACCAGGGTGACTATGACGCAATATATTTAAAGCTTTTTTATGACGCTGAACGTGAGGTAGCCGAAAAACTAATAAGAATGTCCGGCGTAACATTTGATATAGATATAAGTCAAATTGATGGTTTAATAGACAAAGTAGAAAGCGAAGATAGAATTGAACTTAGTGAAAATCAAAGAGAAGCTGTAAGACGTGCCTTTCAGACTGCAGCTTTGGTTATCACAGGAGGACCCGGAACAGGAAAAACCACAATAATAAACACAATTATTAACGCAATGAAAATTGAACATAACAAGGTTATGTTAGCTGCACCGACAGGAAGAGCCGCAAAAAGAATGAGCGAAGTCTGTGGATTTGAAGCCAAAACCATTCACCGCCTTTTAGAGATTACACCGGGAGTTGACGAGGTTGGCAGCTGTTTTGCAAGAAACTCAGAAAATCCGCTGGATTGCGATGTTTTAATAATTGATGAAATGTCAATGGTAGATATTATATTAATGAAACATTTGACTGACGCTTTATCCTCCAGAACAAGATTGATTATGGTTGGAGACAGCGACCAGCTGCCTTCTGTCGGAGCCGGAAATGTCTTGAAAGATATAATTGACAGCCACAGCATTGAGTGTATAAAATTAACAGAGATATTCAGACAAGCAAAAGAAAGTATGATAGTCGTTAATGCTCACCGTGTGAATAATGGTGAAGAACCTCTTTTGAATGATAATGACAACGACTTTTTCTTTGTTCACAGAGATGACCCAATGCAGCTTCCGAATACTATAGCCGATTTGTGCGTCAGGCGGTTACCACAATATTATGGATTGGATGGTATAACACAGATACAAGTTTTAACGCCGACCAGAAAATCCTTGATAGGAGTTCAAAATTTAAATACAATTCTGCAAAGCTGTTTAAACCCACCATCTCCTGATAAAAGAGAATATATAACAAGACGTTGTATTTTCAGAGTTGGCGATAAAGTTATGCAAATAAAAAATAATTATCAGCTTGAATGGAAAAGAGATACCGAGAAAGGTTTGGGAGTTTTTAACGGTGATGTAGGATTTATAATAGATATTGACAGCAGAGCACAAAAAATGACTGTTCAGTTTGATGATAAAATAGTCGTTTATGATTTTTTATTACTAGATGAAATTGAGCTTGCCTACGCCATAACCGTTCACAAAAGTCAAGGAAGTGAATTTGATGCGGTAGTAATGCCAATGTTTGAAACACACAGACTTTTGATGACAAGAAATCTATTTTATACGGCTATAACAAGGGCTAAATCACTTGTTGTATTGGTCGGTCAAGAAGGCGTTATGGCTCAGTATGTGAATAATGATAATGTTCAAAGAAGATTTTCAGGTTTAAAAGATAAACTAAAAATATTTTAA
- a CDS encoding tyrosine recombinase XerC: MDNIKYAPEPLHSFLIYLESIQGKSRKTVNEYFYDIRTFYRFLCLHFNLVNSNINFNQIDIDKINIDYLKKVDLNLLYEYADFLNRDLGNQARTRARKISSLRSYYKYLCSKVKLLHDNPTADLDSVKFENSLPKYFSLQDSINLLNAVDERNYERDYCILTLFLNCGMRLAELVGINITDIRGDELVVTGKGNKERTVYLNNSCISAIKSYLKIRQKMSPESKDKNALFLSERNKRISRRTVQHIVEKYVKKLGMDSHKYTTHKLRHTAATLMHQSGVDIRILQEILGHKQLSTTEIYTHVNNNQIREAVAQNPLSEIESQGPKNK; the protein is encoded by the coding sequence ATGGACAATATTAAATATGCGCCTGAACCATTGCATTCTTTCTTGATTTACCTTGAAAGTATTCAGGGCAAATCAAGAAAAACAGTTAATGAGTATTTTTATGATATTAGAACATTTTATAGATTTTTATGTTTACACTTTAATCTTGTAAATTCAAATATTAATTTTAATCAAATTGACATTGATAAAATCAATATTGATTATTTAAAAAAAGTCGATTTAAATCTGCTGTATGAATATGCTGATTTTTTAAATCGAGACTTAGGAAATCAAGCTAGAACACGTGCCAGAAAAATTTCGTCATTGAGATCGTATTATAAATATTTGTGCAGCAAAGTTAAGTTGCTTCATGATAATCCGACAGCTGATTTGGATTCTGTTAAATTTGAAAACTCGCTTCCAAAATATTTTTCGCTTCAAGATAGTATTAATTTATTAAATGCTGTTGATGAACGAAATTATGAACGGGACTATTGTATTTTGACATTGTTCTTAAACTGCGGTATGCGGCTTGCAGAATTGGTTGGAATTAATATTACAGATATACGTGGGGACGAATTAGTTGTTACAGGTAAAGGAAATAAAGAGCGCACTGTATATCTTAATAATTCATGTATATCAGCAATCAAGTCATATTTAAAAATACGCCAAAAAATGTCACCTGAATCAAAAGATAAAAACGCATTATTTTTATCTGAAAGAAACAAAAGAATCAGCCGGAGAACCGTTCAGCATATAGTTGAAAAATATGTTAAAAAGCTTGGAATGGATTCTCATAAATATACTACGCACAAGCTGCGGCATACAGCTGCAACATTAATGCATCAATCAGGCGTTGATATTAGAATATTACAGGAAATATTAGGTCATAAACAATTGAGCACAACCGAAATATATACTCATGTAAACAATAATCAAATTAGAGAGGCAGTTGCCCAAAATCCTTTATCAGAAATCGAAAGTCAAGGTCCGAAGAACAAATAA